One window of the Prionailurus bengalensis isolate Pbe53 chromosome E1, Fcat_Pben_1.1_paternal_pri, whole genome shotgun sequence genome contains the following:
- the LOC122484725 gene encoding olfactory receptor 1D2-like, producing MHGGNQSETSEFLLLGLSESPKEQRILFWMFLSMYLVTVVGNVLIILAISIDPHLHTPMYLLLANLSLTDLFFVTNTIPNTLVNLQSQNKAISYAGCLTQLYFLVSLVTLDNFILATMAYDRYVAICRPLHYVTAMNPGLCILLLTLCWGLSVLYGLFLTLFMTKVTFCGSRKIHYIFCEMYVLLRLACSNTQVIHTVQITTGCFIFFTPLGIMIMSYVWIARAILQIPSASSKYKAFSTCASHLAVVSLFYGTLGMVYLQPLQTYSMKDSVATVMYAVVTPMMNPFIYSLRNKDMHGALGRLLLGKAFQRFT from the coding sequence ATGCATGGAGGCAACCAGAGTGAGACCTCAGAGTTCCTACTCCTGGGGCTCTCGGAGAGTCCTAAAGAGCAGCGGATCTTGTTCTGGATGTTCCTGTCCATGTACCTGGTCACAGTGGTGGGAAATGTGCTCATCATCCTGGCCATCAGCATTgatccccacttgcacactcccATGTATTTACTCTTGGCCAACCTCTCCCTCACTGACCTCTTCTTTGTCACCAACACAATCCCCAACACATTAGTGAACCTTCAGTCTCAGAACAAAGCCATCTCCTATGCAGGGTGTCTGACACAGCTCTACTTCCTGGTCTCCTTGGTGACTCTGGACAACTTCATCCTGGCCACAATGGCatatgaccgctatgtggccatctgccgCCCCCTCCACTATGTCACAGCCATGAACCCTGGGCTCTGTATTTTGCTCCTCACCCTGTGCTGGGGACTTTCTGTCCTCTATGGCCTCTTCCTCACCCTCTTCATGACCAAAGTGACATTCTGTGGTTCCCGGAAGATCCACTACATCTTCTGTGAGATGTATGTCCTGCTGAGGCTTGCATGCTCCAATACCCAGGTCATTCACACAGTGCAGATTACTACAGgctgcttcattttcttcaccCCCCTAGGGATCATGATCATGTCTTATGTCTGGATTGCCAGAGCCATCCTCCAAATACCCTCAGCTTCTAGCAAGTACaaagccttctccacctgtgcCTCACATTTGGCTGTGGTCTCCCTCTTCTATGGGACACTTGGTATGGTATATCTGCAGCCCCTCCAAACTTATTCCATGAAGGACTCAGTAGCCACAGTGATGTATGCTGTGGTGACCCCCATGATGAACCCtttcatctacagcctgaggaacaaaGACATGCATGGGGCTCTGGGAAGACTGCTCCTAGGGAAAGCCTTCCAGAGGTTTACATGA
- the LOC122484724 gene encoding olfactory receptor 1D2-like, with the protein MHGSNQSRVSEFLLLGISESPEQQRILFWMFLSMYLVTVVGNVLIILAISFDPRLHTPMYFFLANLSFTDLFFVTNTIPKMLVSLQSQNKAISYAGCLTQLYFLVSLVALDNLILATMAYDRYVAICRPLHYTTAMSPGLCILLLTLCWALSVLYGLTHTLLMTRVTFCGSRKIHYIFCEMYVLLRLACSNTQVNHMMLIATGSFIFLAPLGFMIMSYVCIVRAILRIPSASSKYKAFSTCASHLAVVSLFYGTLCMVYLQPLQSYSMKDSVATVMYAVVTPMMNPFIYSLRNKDMHGALGRLLLGKAFQRLT; encoded by the coding sequence ATGCATGGAAGCAACCAGAGTAGAGTCTCCGAGTTCCTGCTCCTGGGGATCTCGGAGAGTCCTGAACAGCAGCGGATCCTATTCTGGATGTTCCTGTCCATGTACCTGGTCACAGTGGTGGGAAATGTGCTCATCATCCTGGCCATCAGCTTTGATCCCCGCTTGCACactcccatgtacttcttcctggccaacctCTCCTTCACCGACCTCTTCTTCGTCACCAACACAATCCCCAAGATGCTGGTGAGCCTTCAGTCTCAGAACAAAGCCATCTCCTATGCGGGGTGTCTGACGCAGCTCTACTTCCTCGTCTCCTTGGTGGCCCTGGACAACCTCATCCTGGCCACAATGGCatatgaccgctatgtggccatctgccgCCCCCTCCATTACACCACGGCCATGAGCCCTGGACTCTGCATTTTGCTCCTCACCTTGTGTTGGGCACTTTCTGTCCTCTACGGCCTCACCCACACCCTCCTCATGACCAGGGTGACCTTCTGTGGTTCCCGGAAGATCCACTACATCTTCTGTGAGATGTATGTCCTGCTGAGGCTCGCGTGTTCTAACACCCAAGTCAATCACATGATGCTGATTGCCACAGGATCCTTCATCTTCCTTGCCCCACTAGGATTCATGATCATGTCCTATGTCTGCATTGTCAGAGCCATCCTCCGAATACCCTCAGCCTCTAGTAAATACaaagccttctccacctgtgcTTCACATTTGGCTGTGGTCTCCCTCTTCTATGGGACGCTTTGTATGGTATATCTGCAGCCTCTCCAATCCTACTCCATGAAGGACTCAGTAGCCACAGTGATGTATGCTGTGGTGACCCCTATGATGAACCCtttcatctacagcctgaggaacaagGACATGCATGGGGCTCTGGGAAGACTGCTCCTAGGGAAAGCCTTCCAGAGGTTGACATGA